A genomic segment from Candidatus Brocadia sinica JPN1 encodes:
- a CDS encoding GH39 family glycosyl hydrolase, which produces MKIFLSLLTILIVLTVKPFYTFSETIEMKVDAAKGLGPVPDLFSSSIWIVKANNRHNIERFFKDNHPKAIQFTFDLFLPKTKSLEDYKQKFKNEFFHPSGIPYLVVQKAKEADAELIVGFDPFTIPAWLSLRQGDKRPAFTHESWWTIEQLSPPRDFKLWGEVVGFALSFLRNELGVKKLGFFVGHEPNWLWMGTEESLFQYYEAAARSAKNVSSEIKVGGLGPWSLTAKKEGADFEGITPAIGDLAKKEGGWKNPKGEPLLKSFIEYVAKNNVPLDFINWHSFTHNSRQLVSDGKTVSQWLKEKNLDNVRIYISDWAYWAGWPYPDDYLDTEETASEAITALFHMWEGGVDWHGHDFDIQVDAHENSRRKERRNAEFIGDWPLFTKHGIIKPVYNSFKALTMATKPDGEKIPELLRVESSADDIIAISTMKDDGIYVLLSNFAPRQARLRSTVTKLLLEKSGFSPEEINWLKECIQEGKKSKRKDTLLACKDQFIARVKDGQKTEVVEFLANIYSHLQKKPSMEGVLTYLGEVSSNAKYPQTKIIASELSDTLKRTSFNKSLKIDFANLSFSPSAQATVYTIDSNNSNACKLNKKTEPSSTDTLCGIGGMVDKAVWQANADANTYAQKNLEDFLLSKGYSTKHLEILREKIRTAKNKGNLKELFDQLTKKGFQKKDIALGFRKLKAIRQNYLREQIDKINEWKEISLEGSKETAAVNVTKDTATLNISMEPNSVRLIILGKK; this is translated from the coding sequence ATGAAGATATTTTTATCTCTATTGACCATTCTGATCGTCCTGACAGTGAAACCATTCTATACTTTTTCAGAAACGATAGAAATGAAAGTGGATGCCGCAAAGGGATTGGGACCGGTTCCTGACCTCTTCAGCAGCAGCATATGGATTGTTAAGGCAAACAACCGGCATAATATAGAACGTTTCTTTAAAGACAATCATCCAAAGGCGATACAATTTACCTTCGACCTCTTCCTCCCGAAGACCAAGAGCCTTGAGGATTACAAGCAAAAATTCAAGAACGAGTTCTTTCACCCATCAGGCATACCCTATCTCGTTGTCCAAAAGGCAAAAGAGGCGGATGCAGAATTAATCGTAGGTTTCGATCCCTTTACGATACCTGCCTGGCTTTCCTTAAGACAGGGAGACAAGAGGCCGGCATTTACCCATGAAAGCTGGTGGACAATCGAGCAATTATCACCTCCGCGAGATTTCAAACTCTGGGGGGAGGTGGTGGGTTTTGCGCTCAGTTTTTTACGAAACGAACTTGGAGTAAAAAAGTTGGGGTTTTTTGTAGGTCACGAACCAAACTGGCTCTGGATGGGAACGGAGGAGAGTCTCTTTCAATATTATGAAGCTGCTGCAAGGTCTGCAAAAAACGTGAGCAGTGAGATAAAGGTTGGCGGCCTCGGCCCCTGGAGTTTAACGGCGAAAAAGGAAGGCGCTGATTTTGAAGGCATTACTCCCGCCATCGGTGACTTAGCAAAAAAGGAAGGCGGCTGGAAAAACCCGAAAGGGGAGCCTCTTCTCAAAAGTTTCATTGAATATGTCGCAAAAAATAATGTCCCGCTGGATTTTATCAATTGGCATTCTTTCACCCACAATTCACGCCAGCTTGTAAGCGACGGCAAAACGGTTTCCCAGTGGTTAAAGGAAAAGAACCTCGATAATGTCAGGATCTATATTTCTGATTGGGCTTATTGGGCCGGATGGCCTTATCCTGACGATTATCTTGATACGGAAGAAACTGCTTCTGAAGCCATAACCGCACTTTTCCATATGTGGGAGGGAGGTGTTGACTGGCATGGACATGATTTTGATATCCAGGTTGACGCACATGAAAATAGCCGCCGGAAAGAGAGGCGGAATGCAGAATTTATCGGTGATTGGCCCCTGTTTACCAAACATGGCATAATCAAACCGGTGTATAACTCGTTTAAGGCATTAACTATGGCTACAAAACCAGACGGTGAGAAGATTCCGGAGCTGTTACGTGTAGAATCTTCTGCGGATGACATTATAGCGATATCCACAATGAAAGATGATGGCATTTATGTACTCTTAAGCAATTTCGCACCAAGACAAGCAAGATTACGCTCCACTGTTACGAAATTGCTCCTGGAAAAATCAGGATTTTCTCCTGAAGAAATCAACTGGCTGAAGGAATGCATCCAGGAAGGAAAGAAGAGTAAAAGAAAAGACACCTTGCTTGCCTGTAAAGATCAGTTTATTGCCAGGGTAAAAGATGGCCAAAAAACAGAAGTAGTTGAATTCCTTGCCAATATCTATTCTCATTTACAAAAAAAACCATCCATGGAGGGGGTTTTAACATATCTTGGTGAAGTTTCATCAAATGCAAAATACCCTCAAACAAAGATAATTGCTTCGGAGCTTTCGGATACGCTAAAAAGAACCTCTTTCAATAAATCACTGAAGATTGACTTCGCCAATCTTTCATTTTCACCATCTGCCCAGGCAACCGTATACACCATTGACAGCAATAATAGCAATGCCTGCAAACTGAACAAAAAAACCGAGCCTTCTTCCACAGATACGCTGTGCGGCATCGGTGGAATGGTCGATAAAGCTGTGTGGCAGGCAAATGCCGATGCCAATACATATGCCCAAAAAAACCTGGAAGACTTCCTTTTATCGAAAGGTTACAGCACAAAACACTTAGAAATTCTCAGGGAAAAAATTCGAACTGCTAAAAACAAAGGGAATTTGAAAGAACTTTTCGATCAGCTCACAAAAAAAGGTTTTCAAAAAAAAGATATAGCATTGGGGTTCAGGAAATTGAAAGCAATTAGACAAAATTACCTCCGGGAGCAGATTGACAAAATCAACGAATGGAAAGAAATATCTCTGGAGGGATCGAAGGAGACCGCAGCCGTCAATGTAACAAAAGATACAGCGACACTCAACATAAGTATGGAGCCCAATTCGGTGCGTCTGATTATTCTCGGCAAAAAATAG
- a CDS encoding O-antigen ligase family protein yields the protein MRVSVLPLSRILFFPLLWGGFAGAFLVLDPLLANILAKMLDISIEGTNIFKLYPYEVSSLLFFFSLFLPFIKKFILLTKRHTEKVFITLFFGGMHITSLTTLVKIDLTELVMMVSLFALFSQSVVKDKRLCISLLDIFNMAFVASALVSFMNARIVPFVIYAPTLVKFILILFLLLNFIHSRELFVFAVKCIVVLTCISSLIGIGQGILFKTTGLLFIGPVDKKNLSLMFEMTSQGPFLRIPAFFGTYKPFTFFLNTAILIVFNYFIYNGPFALKKRFTLISSFLLMITALLLTFSKDGFLSLFIGLIFSISVRWSKFIIHGFFCTLIAGIAIYLTGFLDDIFRAISADCHWGEYRIRLQLAREGIHGFIHRHPFIGVGVSDVYRYTSHYLHWAVHNAFIEAADAVGILGFFFYIVLLSYTFYNLIKVSLTDKSLINTWINRGLFSGFIAYIVTIQFHPFFYERFTWVYMGIVNAYVIIVKKKSQKPDILLTPKYPSPRHSPAPGEGTFPPLTGGIQGG from the coding sequence ATGAGAGTTTCTGTACTTCCCCTTTCCCGCATCCTCTTTTTCCCACTATTGTGGGGGGGATTCGCAGGCGCATTTTTAGTTTTGGACCCTCTATTAGCAAATATTCTTGCAAAAATGCTTGATATTTCAATAGAGGGTACCAACATTTTTAAACTCTACCCGTATGAAGTCTCCTCCCTGCTTTTTTTCTTTTCCCTTTTTTTGCCTTTTATAAAGAAGTTCATTCTCCTGACGAAGCGGCATACGGAAAAGGTATTTATCACGCTTTTTTTTGGCGGTATGCATATTACCAGTTTGACTACCCTTGTCAAAATAGACCTGACTGAGCTCGTAATGATGGTCTCTTTATTCGCCCTGTTTTCTCAATCTGTCGTGAAAGACAAAAGGCTTTGTATATCACTTCTGGATATTTTCAATATGGCCTTTGTTGCCTCAGCGCTTGTTTCATTCATGAATGCCAGAATTGTTCCCTTTGTCATATATGCCCCTACGTTGGTAAAATTCATTCTCATTCTGTTCCTCCTCTTAAACTTCATTCACAGCAGAGAGCTATTTGTTTTTGCTGTAAAATGCATTGTAGTTCTCACCTGTATTTCTTCCCTAATCGGGATCGGGCAAGGAATACTCTTTAAAACAACGGGGTTGCTTTTTATCGGCCCTGTTGACAAAAAAAATCTTTCACTGATGTTTGAAATGACCTCTCAAGGACCTTTTCTGAGAATCCCGGCCTTTTTTGGAACATATAAGCCCTTTACCTTTTTTCTCAATACTGCAATACTCATCGTCTTTAATTACTTCATTTATAACGGGCCTTTCGCATTGAAAAAACGGTTTACGCTCATTTCTTCTTTCTTGCTCATGATAACCGCGCTCTTGCTGACTTTTTCCAAAGACGGATTTCTTTCCCTCTTCATCGGATTGATCTTTTCGATCTCTGTGAGATGGTCAAAATTCATTATCCATGGTTTTTTTTGTACTTTGATAGCAGGCATTGCTATTTACCTTACAGGTTTTCTGGATGATATTTTCAGGGCAATCTCGGCAGATTGTCATTGGGGGGAATACAGAATCAGGTTACAGTTGGCCAGAGAAGGAATTCACGGGTTCATACACAGGCATCCTTTTATTGGCGTAGGAGTGAGTGATGTCTATAGATACACCTCGCATTACTTACACTGGGCTGTTCACAATGCCTTTATTGAAGCCGCAGATGCTGTAGGCATATTGGGTTTCTTTTTTTATATTGTATTATTATCGTATACATTCTACAATCTTATCAAGGTCAGCCTGACGGACAAATCGCTCATAAATACCTGGATAAACCGTGGATTATTTTCAGGTTTTATTGCATATATAGTAACGATACAATTTCACCCGTTTTTCTACGAAAGATTTACCTGGGTTTATATGGGCATCGTCAACGCTTATGTAATAATCGTCAAAAAGAAAAGCCAGAAACCTGATATATTATTGACACCAAAATACCCCTCACCCAGACACTCTCCCGCACCAGGCGAGGGAACTTTCCCCCCTTTAACGGGAGGGATTCAGGGAGGGTAA
- a CDS encoding GH39 family glycosyl hydrolase translates to MKKIFYLTGIAIILISWIFPLYTKAEEASGNTEITVDASQNLGQMPGIAAVGVELSQWGNDFYKFYFRKRYEEDIENAGSIYRTGLNLRYHVSDLSNDIEKYIKHLNDFDSTTLSYEKEGVDLILTIYGMPKWLSKRCVKKRDGKYVCGPNWGATPPTDYDAWAEHVKGIVGYYKYKLGLDLWYEIWNEPDQGYLFSNTDFWFGSQEEYFTLYKYSVKGALEADPHVKIGGPGASIWDKGVIEEFIKYAATNNLPIDFITWHMYVGWNNFWGTKAEYREMASSIKQWLKQYGYDENTPLIIDEWNYDASLNDLEDHTTERNSAYAVYAMHNMLDTGIDKQAFFNFVDFEHNPLFSGSTGAMSNEGVIKSVYNALKALAIVQGEPENEIPNRLKADVHDDTFLAAIASQTHDNRTIRILISNYIPTAAMLKNAFPPETYPSALKYRKNPREITLNLKNIPFSGDATMTTYLIDKDHANSCRYNKKTEEEQTDSPCGTNGIVDKLVLQAESESQEKAFLEAIYYLKDKGYTESQIAIITRQLGNCFKMDRESIFTDCISTSLESACAQVISTGSYPPDCNVFEQDVIDCNNVYHNTHDDLYFFGDHTSLSGQTITVSTWIDKINNDPNISLEGSEQTKQIHIINGSYQEVITLQPYAVFLVEITFLQASD, encoded by the coding sequence ATGAAAAAAATATTCTATTTAACAGGAATAGCAATTATTCTGATATCATGGATTTTCCCTCTCTATACAAAAGCAGAAGAGGCATCAGGCAATACGGAAATAACTGTAGATGCCTCACAGAATCTTGGCCAAATGCCAGGTATTGCAGCAGTGGGAGTGGAACTTTCCCAATGGGGGAATGATTTTTATAAATTTTATTTTCGGAAAAGATACGAAGAAGACATTGAAAATGCCGGGAGTATCTACCGGACTGGACTCAATCTGAGATATCATGTTTCTGATTTATCCAATGACATTGAAAAATATATAAAGCACCTGAATGATTTTGATAGCACAACGTTATCCTATGAGAAAGAGGGAGTGGATCTTATCTTAACCATTTATGGTATGCCGAAATGGTTGAGCAAAAGATGTGTAAAAAAGAGGGATGGGAAATATGTATGTGGACCGAATTGGGGTGCAACACCGCCCACGGATTATGATGCCTGGGCAGAACATGTTAAGGGAATCGTGGGTTATTATAAATATAAATTAGGCCTGGATTTATGGTACGAAATATGGAATGAGCCAGACCAGGGCTATCTCTTTTCTAATACTGATTTCTGGTTCGGAAGTCAGGAAGAATACTTTACCCTATATAAATACAGCGTTAAAGGTGCTCTTGAAGCAGACCCTCATGTAAAGATAGGAGGCCCTGGTGCTTCTATATGGGATAAAGGGGTAATCGAGGAGTTTATAAAATATGCAGCGACAAATAACCTGCCGATCGATTTTATAACCTGGCATATGTATGTTGGATGGAATAATTTTTGGGGGACAAAAGCAGAATACAGAGAAATGGCAAGTTCTATTAAACAATGGCTGAAACAGTATGGGTACGATGAAAACACACCCCTTATTATTGATGAGTGGAACTATGACGCAAGTCTCAATGATTTAGAAGACCATACTACAGAACGGAATAGTGCATACGCTGTATATGCCATGCATAATATGCTTGATACAGGTATTGATAAACAAGCCTTCTTTAATTTCGTTGATTTTGAACATAATCCGTTATTTTCAGGTAGTACAGGCGCCATGAGTAATGAAGGTGTTATCAAATCTGTTTACAATGCACTCAAGGCGCTCGCCATCGTACAAGGCGAACCAGAAAATGAGATCCCAAACAGACTGAAAGCAGATGTTCATGATGATACTTTTCTTGCAGCAATTGCCTCTCAAACACACGACAATCGCACAATAAGAATACTGATTTCTAACTATATTCCCACCGCAGCAATGCTCAAAAATGCGTTCCCTCCGGAAACCTACCCAAGCGCCTTAAAATATAGAAAAAATCCGAGAGAAATAACCTTGAATCTTAAAAACATTCCTTTCTCAGGAGATGCAACCATGACAACGTATCTCATAGATAAGGATCATGCAAACTCTTGCAGATATAACAAAAAAACAGAAGAGGAACAAACAGATTCTCCCTGCGGCACAAATGGAATAGTAGATAAGTTGGTTCTGCAAGCAGAGAGCGAATCTCAGGAAAAGGCCTTCCTGGAAGCTATTTATTACTTAAAGGACAAGGGATATACCGAAAGCCAGATAGCAATAATTACAAGACAGCTTGGCAATTGTTTTAAAATGGACAGAGAATCTATTTTTACAGACTGCATTAGTACCTCGTTAGAATCGGCCTGTGCTCAGGTCATTAGTACGGGAAGTTATCCACCAGATTGCAACGTATTTGAACAAGATGTTATAGACTGTAATAATGTATATCACAACACCCATGATGACCTCTATTTCTTCGGTGATCATACCAGTCTGTCAGGTCAGACAATTACTGTTTCGACGTGGATTGATAAGATAAACAACGATCCAAATATCTCCCTGGAAGGTTCAGAACAAACGAAACAGATTCATATAATCAATGGCTCATACCAAGAAGTAATAACCTTGCAGCCGTATGCTGTTTTTCTGGTTGAAATAACCTTTTTGCAAGCATCGGATTAA